In Nitrosopumilus sp. b3, the genomic stretch AGTTCAACACTTTCACCAGTCAAATTAAACTCTACGACTTTTCGTCCAGAGTTTGACAAAACACCACAATCAGTTTCTGCGAATGCTTGAGGCATTACAAGCTGTAAACCGCCCATTTGATGGATTTGTTCAATTACATCGACATCCATTTTGTTGATATCGAGTGATTGTCCAGCAATCTGGGTTTGTGTGTATGTGCTTCCGAATAAGGTTGCGCCCATTACAGCTACTGCTGCAATTGTAAAGAGCATACTAACACGCTTATTCATTAAGCACGATGACTAGCGATTCCTATATAATAATTCCCATTATGCTCATATGAAAATATGAAATCTCCAGAAAAAGAATGAATAATAAGTAAAAATGGAGTACAGTCAGCATGAAATTTAGATTAGATCAAGACTCGCTGGGAAAAGTCAAAATCCCATCTGACGCATATTATGGAGCATTTACAGGAAGAGCAATCAAACAATACCATGTTACAGGTAACAAAAGCCATGAGAATCTGATAAAGTCGTTTGTAATGATAAAACGCTCTGCAGCAGTTGCAAACATGAAGACCAAAGCCATAGATGCAAAACGAGGTAAAGCAATAGTTTCAGCATGTGACAAAATTTTGTCCGGAAAGCATGTAGACCAATTTGTAGTCGATATGATCAATTCCGGTGCAGGTACTGCATTTAACATGAATTCTAATGAAGTCATTGCAAATGTAGCATTAGAAGTATTACACAAGAAGAAAGGACAGTATGAGTTTCTCCATCCAAATGATCATGTAAACATGTCACAGTCCAGTAATGATACCTATCCTACTGCAATGCATGTTGCAATTTTGATGAATCTAAAAGAAACAATTCCAGCAATCGACATTTTAATTAAATCATTATCAAAGAAGGCAAAACAATTTTCATCATTTAAGAAAATTGGAAGAACACATCTGATGGATGCACTGCCAGTTACATTGGGAAGTGAATTTGGAGCATATGTAACATCAATCACAAAAGCAAGAAATGAAATTGCATCATCACAAAAAGAATTACAAAATGTTGCATTAGGTGGAACAGCCGTAGGTTCTGGTGCAAACACTCCTAAAGGATATAGAAAGATTGCAATATCGGAATTATCTAAGATTTCAAAACTTGCATTAAAACCTGAAAAAGATATGCAGCATGGTTTGCAAAGTAAATTTGCCGTTGCAAATGCATCAAGTGCTCTAAGAAACTTGGCTTTAGAAATTGGAAAACTTGCAAATGATATTAGATTAATGGCATCAGGTCCCATTGCAGGATTAGCAGAGATTGGAATTCCAGCTGTTCATGCAGGCTCATCAATTATGCCTGGTAAAGTAAATCCATCTTTAGCCGAATGCATGAACATGGTTTGCTTTAACATAATCGGAAATGATACTTCAGTATCTTATGCTGCACAAAGTGGGCAGTTTGAGCTAAACGTCATGCTACCTGGAATGCTAAAATGCATGCTAGAGTCAACAGATATGCTCAAAAATTTCCTACCAATGTTTTCTGCAAATCTAATTGACGGACTAACTGCAAATAAAGAAAAACTTCGTGCAGACATTGAGAATAGTCCAGTGATAGTTACACTGCTAACTCCAAAGATTGGGTATCTAAAATCTGCAGAACTTTTCAAAGAATCACTAAAAACTGGAAAAACTATCAGGGAGCTTGTTGTTTCAAAGAAATTAATGAGTAACAAAGAGATCGATTCTCTTTTCGGATAGAGTATGGCAAAAATTTTCGTAGAAGCTTACGGATGTTCTGCAAGCTTTGGTGACTCTGAAATGATTTCAGGGTTGATTCAAAATGGTGGTCATACATTAGTAGAAAATTCATCTGAATCAGATCTTAACATAGTAGTGACGTGTTCTGTAAAGGACTCTACAGCAAACAAAATGATGTATAGAATAAAATCATTAAAATCAAAACCACTAATTGTTGCAGGATGCCTTCCAAAAGCTGAACAATCCAGTGTAGAGAAATTTGCAGATCAAGCTAGTCTTTTAGGACCAAACTCACTTGGGAAAACGCTTCAGATAATCAATTCAACACTAAATGGAAGGAAGCAAATTGCTTTGGAAGACTCTGATTTATCAAAAGTTGGACTACCAAAAGTAAGACTAAATCCTTCCGTTGGGATTGTAGAAATTGCAAGTGGGTGTATGAGTGAGTGTACATTCTGTCAGACTAAATTATCAAAGGGAGATCTTTCAAGCTATAGACTTGGAGATATTGTAAGACAAGTCCAAACAGAAATCAAAGAGGGATGCAAAGAAGTGTGGCTGACATCAACAGACAATGGATGTTATGGATTTGATATTGGAACGGATTTGCCATCATTAGTAAATGCAGTTGTAGAGATTCCAGAGGATTTCATGATCAGAGTAGGAATGATGAATCCAATGTACATGCCAAGAATTAAGGATAGATTAATTGAATCATATGATAATGACAAAGTCTTCAAATTCCTTCACATTCCAGTTCAGAGTGGAAGTGACAAAGTTTTGCATGATATGAAACGAGGCCACACAGCAGGGACTTTTAGAGAAATGGTAAAAATGGCAAGAGAGCGATTTAATCAATTTACAATTTCAACTGACATCATAGTTGGATTCCCTTCAGAAACTGAAGAAGATTTTCAGAAAACAATTTCTCTGCTTGATGAGACAAAGCCAGATACCGTAAATTTATCTAGATACAGTGCTAGACCAGGTACAGATGCTGCTGAGTTGAAACAACTGGATGCAGCAGAAGCTAAACGAAGAACAAAGATAATTTTTGAGCAGATCAGTAAATTATCAATAGAATCCAACAGAAAGTGGATCGGTTGGAAGGGCAGAGTACTATTCGATGAAATGACAGATGAGGGAATTAAGGGAAGAAATTTTGCTTACAAGCCTGTATCAGTTGTTGACAAAGTGGCCATTGGTGAATCACACATAGTTGAAATCACAGATGCTACTGTGAAGAGACTCGTTGGAAAGATCGCAAGCTAAATTTTTTAGATCTAAAATTTGATTAAAAAAACGTAAGAAGGTTTTTTATGTAAATCAGAAAATAAGATCAGAATGAGTTTTCAAGTAAAAGAACCAATTTTAGTAATAGGCCTAGGAGGCGTAGGCTCAAAATTAGCAATCAAAGCAAAAGACTCACTCAGTGCAGATTGTCTACTAATTAGCAATGATCAAAAAGATTTCTCTTCAGGAGAACAATCTATTCATATCTCTACAGAGGGCGTAGTAAATCCATCTGTGCAATTAATCAGAGGCTCAACTTACAATACATCAGATGAAATAAAATCAAAGATTGAAGGATATTCTA encodes the following:
- a CDS encoding aspartate ammonia-lyase gives rise to the protein MKFRLDQDSLGKVKIPSDAYYGAFTGRAIKQYHVTGNKSHENLIKSFVMIKRSAAVANMKTKAIDAKRGKAIVSACDKILSGKHVDQFVVDMINSGAGTAFNMNSNEVIANVALEVLHKKKGQYEFLHPNDHVNMSQSSNDTYPTAMHVAILMNLKETIPAIDILIKSLSKKAKQFSSFKKIGRTHLMDALPVTLGSEFGAYVTSITKARNEIASSQKELQNVALGGTAVGSGANTPKGYRKIAISELSKISKLALKPEKDMQHGLQSKFAVANASSALRNLALEIGKLANDIRLMASGPIAGLAEIGIPAVHAGSSIMPGKVNPSLAECMNMVCFNIIGNDTSVSYAAQSGQFELNVMLPGMLKCMLESTDMLKNFLPMFSANLIDGLTANKEKLRADIENSPVIVTLLTPKIGYLKSAELFKESLKTGKTIRELVVSKKLMSNKEIDSLFG
- a CDS encoding tRNA (N(6)-L-threonylcarbamoyladenosine(37)-C(2))-methylthiotransferase, which gives rise to MAKIFVEAYGCSASFGDSEMISGLIQNGGHTLVENSSESDLNIVVTCSVKDSTANKMMYRIKSLKSKPLIVAGCLPKAEQSSVEKFADQASLLGPNSLGKTLQIINSTLNGRKQIALEDSDLSKVGLPKVRLNPSVGIVEIASGCMSECTFCQTKLSKGDLSSYRLGDIVRQVQTEIKEGCKEVWLTSTDNGCYGFDIGTDLPSLVNAVVEIPEDFMIRVGMMNPMYMPRIKDRLIESYDNDKVFKFLHIPVQSGSDKVLHDMKRGHTAGTFREMVKMARERFNQFTISTDIIVGFPSETEEDFQKTISLLDETKPDTVNLSRYSARPGTDAAELKQLDAAEAKRRTKIIFEQISKLSIESNRKWIGWKGRVLFDEMTDEGIKGRNFAYKPVSVVDKVAIGESHIVEITDATVKRLVGKIAS